One Vibrio campbellii CAIM 519 = NBRC 15631 = ATCC 25920 genomic window carries:
- the norR gene encoding nitric oxide reductase transcriptional regulator NorR, which produces MTPTIDHVLLNIALNLSSNRSHEQQYQNLIDGVAQVFPCDASCLFIFDEDGFLTPVAVKGLSSSVLGRRYFPKAHPRLDAIIHSREPVRFDADCALPDPFDGTLLTEEQCIDVHDCMGFSLYVEGQLVGALTMDALAVGAFDHIDPVAIETFAALTAATLRNIAQLKALKAQNQKQKSFTQTLIQQARSQHGDMIGLSPQINQLRNNIATVAQSDYAVLVTGETGTGKELVAHSVHAQSHRNDKPMIYVNCAALPEGLAESELFGHVKGAFTGANSHRAGKFELADGGTIFLDEVGELPLILQAKLLRVIQQGELQRVGSDQHLMVNVRIIAATNRQLEKEVESGTFRADLFHRLNVFPIKVPPLRARNGDIPVLAGYLLEKVRQQFNSPNLHVHPKVLTQLESLPWYGNVRELEHTLTRAALHAIQQGASTIMLNHFDTSLALDDVKNTSHYLPKESQPMRELVESYQRDLIEHALSQTGGVWAKAAEFLQMDRGNLYRMGKKLGINK; this is translated from the coding sequence ATGACTCCTACCATCGATCACGTGCTTCTCAATATCGCACTCAACCTGAGCTCAAATCGCTCTCATGAGCAGCAATACCAAAACCTGATTGATGGAGTGGCCCAGGTGTTCCCTTGTGATGCGAGTTGTCTGTTTATCTTTGATGAAGACGGTTTTCTCACGCCAGTCGCAGTGAAAGGTTTGTCCAGCTCAGTACTAGGTCGCCGTTACTTTCCTAAAGCTCACCCGCGTTTAGATGCCATCATTCATAGCCGTGAGCCGGTTCGCTTCGACGCTGATTGTGCCCTACCCGATCCATTTGATGGAACACTTTTAACGGAAGAGCAGTGCATTGATGTTCATGACTGCATGGGCTTTAGCTTATACGTCGAAGGACAACTTGTTGGCGCGTTAACCATGGATGCGCTTGCTGTTGGCGCGTTTGATCATATCGACCCAGTAGCTATCGAAACCTTCGCGGCACTAACGGCGGCAACACTACGTAACATTGCGCAATTAAAAGCCCTTAAAGCGCAGAACCAGAAGCAAAAGAGCTTCACGCAAACCCTGATCCAACAAGCGCGCTCACAACACGGTGACATGATTGGCTTAAGCCCACAAATCAATCAATTACGAAACAACATTGCGACCGTTGCTCAGTCGGATTATGCAGTATTGGTAACGGGAGAAACAGGGACGGGTAAAGAGCTTGTTGCTCACTCTGTCCATGCTCAATCTCATCGCAATGATAAACCGATGATCTACGTAAATTGCGCCGCCCTACCCGAAGGTCTGGCGGAGAGCGAACTGTTTGGCCACGTAAAGGGCGCTTTTACCGGTGCCAATAGTCATCGTGCAGGTAAGTTCGAATTGGCTGATGGCGGTACAATCTTCTTAGATGAAGTGGGTGAACTGCCATTGATTTTACAAGCAAAACTGCTGCGAGTTATCCAGCAAGGTGAGTTGCAACGTGTGGGTAGCGATCAGCATTTGATGGTTAACGTGCGAATCATCGCAGCCACCAACCGACAGTTAGAAAAAGAAGTGGAAAGTGGTACATTCCGTGCGGATCTGTTCCATCGCTTAAATGTATTCCCAATTAAAGTGCCACCACTGCGTGCACGTAATGGCGACATTCCAGTTCTTGCTGGATATTTGTTGGAAAAAGTACGTCAGCAATTTAACTCACCAAACCTTCACGTTCACCCTAAAGTACTGACTCAACTAGAATCTCTGCCTTGGTATGGTAACGTTCGAGAACTTGAACACACCTTAACGCGAGCTGCGTTACATGCCATTCAACAAGGCGCGAGCACCATCATGCTCAATCACTTTGATACTTCATTGGCATTGGATGATGTAAAAAACACATCGCATTACTTGCCGAAAGAGAGTCAGCCAATGCGCGAGTTAGTCGAGAGTTATCAACGTGACTTGATTGAACACGCTTTAAGCCAAACCGGTGGGGTTTGGGCAAAAGCAGCAGAGTTTTTACAGATGGATCGAGGCAACTTGTATCGCATGGGTAAAAAGCTCGGCATTAACAAATAG
- a CDS encoding MFS transporter, translating into MSKLQIIFISLIMASSYFFASSMYVPSLPEIQNALHTSEALVQQSLSVFFIALACSQLLAGPFSERYGRKPVALLSAVIFVAGSALCALSQNIESLLIGRVVQGFGVGGLYLLCRTILQDAFEKSELMGILAWYGIIFMSLPGLTPILGGYLTTHFSWEANFIFLLGLAVVTLLVIAVIKRETISQHNPDAIKPKQMLKDYAFITSNLTFLCYLAMMISGTSCLLLFQVMGSFVAQNQFDISVADFGLGAMTLMISSVVSRLFWNQFLKNRLSENLTLFFGCVIQVLGCTLTTFSLMVKSYSFMLLGFCVMSFGVAFLLAIAGVSALYMFPKHKGQVGAIYGALQMIGAFGFTYGLSMLPATQSMMVLTSWILALTSAIAFFIIFIKQRRAIGQAYMLSEN; encoded by the coding sequence ATGTCCAAACTCCAGATCATATTTATCAGCCTAATCATGGCGTCCAGCTATTTTTTTGCCTCGAGCATGTATGTGCCAAGCCTCCCCGAGATACAGAATGCTCTGCACACCTCAGAGGCACTTGTGCAACAATCTTTGAGCGTATTTTTTATTGCACTAGCATGCAGTCAACTACTCGCTGGACCTTTTTCCGAAAGATATGGAAGGAAGCCCGTCGCCTTACTCTCAGCCGTCATTTTTGTGGCAGGCTCAGCGCTGTGCGCCCTATCACAAAACATCGAGTCTCTTCTGATTGGTAGAGTTGTACAAGGTTTTGGCGTCGGAGGACTCTACTTGCTTTGTAGAACAATACTACAAGACGCTTTCGAAAAATCGGAACTTATGGGGATCCTTGCCTGGTATGGGATAATCTTTATGAGCTTACCAGGCTTAACTCCAATTCTAGGTGGATACCTCACAACACATTTTAGCTGGGAAGCAAACTTTATCTTTTTGCTCGGCCTAGCGGTTGTGACGTTGCTTGTCATCGCAGTGATTAAACGCGAGACAATCAGTCAACATAACCCAGACGCAATCAAACCAAAGCAAATGCTAAAAGACTATGCGTTTATCACTTCAAACCTAACATTTTTGTGTTATCTCGCAATGATGATCAGCGGCACGAGCTGTCTTTTACTTTTCCAAGTGATGGGATCCTTCGTTGCTCAAAACCAATTTGACATCTCGGTAGCAGATTTTGGATTGGGTGCAATGACGTTAATGATCAGTAGCGTGGTATCACGATTATTTTGGAATCAGTTCTTAAAGAACCGCCTGAGTGAGAATCTTACGCTTTTCTTCGGCTGCGTAATCCAAGTTTTAGGCTGCACCCTGACTACATTCAGCCTTATGGTAAAAAGCTATTCATTCATGTTGTTGGGTTTCTGCGTGATGTCATTTGGAGTTGCGTTCTTACTTGCTATCGCGGGCGTTTCAGCCTTGTATATGTTTCCGAAACACAAAGGGCAAGTTGGCGCGATTTATGGAGCATTACAGATGATAGGAGCATTTGGTTTCACCTACGGTTTATCGATGTTGCCTGCGACTCAAAGCATGATGGTACTCACTAGTTGGATACTCGCTTTGACAAGCGCTATCGCATTTTTCATCATCTTCATTAAGCAACGTAGAGCAATAGGCCAAGCATACATGCTCTCTGAAAATTAG
- a CDS encoding helix-turn-helix domain-containing protein yields MLDVPPIITQLFSVWKNETQDPKLADQYIDVLIDQCSRCAPTTHPFVAQGSMDRRLLIIIEALSDKPTIKMSISQLSQKTGASVRTLNRLFLSHFKASFKEIRNKVVMERAEQMMKKGISATVVAFELEYSSLSSFSTAYNKHQKQNMD; encoded by the coding sequence ATGCTGGATGTTCCACCAATCATCACACAGTTGTTCAGTGTTTGGAAAAACGAGACTCAAGATCCCAAGTTAGCCGACCAATACATAGATGTTCTTATCGACCAGTGCTCTCGTTGCGCACCGACGACTCACCCTTTCGTCGCACAGGGTAGCATGGACCGACGCCTATTAATCATAATTGAAGCGCTCTCTGATAAACCAACCATTAAAATGTCTATCTCGCAGTTATCGCAAAAGACTGGTGCGTCAGTGCGCACATTAAACCGATTGTTCCTTTCGCACTTTAAAGCTTCTTTCAAAGAGATCCGAAATAAAGTAGTCATGGAGCGAGCGGAGCAAATGATGAAAAAAGGCATAAGCGCAACGGTTGTTGCGTTTGAGCTTGAGTATTCAAGTCTCTCTTCTTTTTCGACTGCTTATAACAAGCATCAAAAGCAAAATATGGATTAA
- a CDS encoding CDP-alcohol phosphatidyltransferase family protein, which translates to MLDNLSIKIIKWPLAQSAKLIDKCGVTANQTTLFGFALGCFALPALVAEQYTLALAFILLNRICDGLDGALARIQGITDAGGFLDISLDFLFYSLIPFGFVLANPEQNAVAGAFLIFSFIGTGSSFLAFAIMAGKRSIENPVYKHKSLYYMSGLTEGTETIGCFVLFCLFPQHFAVIAYIFGVACWFTTFTRIYSGFQTLKS; encoded by the coding sequence ATGCTTGATAACCTGAGTATCAAAATCATTAAGTGGCCATTGGCACAGAGTGCGAAACTGATTGATAAATGTGGCGTGACGGCCAACCAAACCACGCTGTTTGGTTTCGCCCTTGGTTGTTTTGCCTTACCTGCATTAGTGGCAGAGCAATACACGCTTGCATTAGCGTTTATCCTGCTAAACCGAATTTGTGATGGATTAGATGGTGCGTTGGCAAGAATCCAAGGCATCACCGATGCAGGTGGCTTCCTTGATATTAGCTTAGACTTCTTGTTCTATTCTCTAATTCCATTTGGCTTTGTACTAGCAAACCCAGAACAGAACGCCGTTGCGGGCGCGTTCTTGATCTTCTCGTTTATTGGTACAGGAAGCAGTTTCTTAGCATTTGCGATCATGGCGGGTAAACGTAGTATCGAGAACCCAGTCTACAAGCACAAATCTCTGTACTACATGAGCGGTCTGACAGAAGGCACAGAGACCATCGGTTGCTTCGTACTGTTCTGTTTGTTCCCTCAACACTTTGCCGTGATTGCGTACATCTTTGGTGTGGCGTGTTGGTTTACTACCTTTACTCGCATTTACTCTGGATTTCAAACATTAAAGTCGTAA
- a CDS encoding ATP-binding cassette domain-containing protein produces the protein MSLCLENLAIRKTNGDTLFSAFNMTVEKGEIVTLMGPSGCGKSTLLDAIAGHLSSEFDYSGSITLDNEKLDTLPAHKRQVGILFQDDLLFPHLTVWENLAFALPNSIKGAERKEHAMQALKHISLTKLAESFPNQISGGQRARIALTRMLLAKPKVALLDEPYSKLDKDLRVQFRNWVVEQLQQANIPALMVTHDEDDIPEGSRCLNWPWEMSHA, from the coding sequence ATGAGTCTTTGTCTCGAAAACCTCGCCATCCGTAAAACAAATGGCGACACACTTTTCTCTGCGTTCAACATGACGGTAGAGAAAGGTGAAATTGTTACCCTGATGGGCCCAAGTGGCTGTGGCAAATCCACCTTGTTGGATGCCATTGCTGGTCACCTGTCTTCCGAGTTCGACTATTCAGGCTCAATCACGCTCGATAATGAAAAGCTGGATACTTTACCTGCGCACAAACGTCAGGTCGGTATCCTATTCCAAGATGACTTGCTCTTCCCGCACCTTACCGTTTGGGAAAACCTTGCTTTCGCACTACCCAATTCAATCAAAGGGGCTGAGCGCAAAGAACACGCGATGCAGGCTTTGAAGCACATCTCGCTAACTAAACTTGCAGAGTCTTTCCCTAATCAAATCTCAGGCGGCCAGCGCGCACGCATTGCCCTCACTCGCATGTTGTTAGCGAAACCGAAAGTTGCACTACTCGATGAGCCATACAGCAAGCTGGATAAAGATCTTCGCGTACAGTTTCGTAACTGGGTCGTGGAGCAGCTTCAACAAGCTAATATTCCTGCTTTAATGGTGACTCACGATGAGGATGATATTCCTGAAGGCAGTCGTTGCCTGAACTGGCCTTGGGAGATGAGTCATGCTTGA
- a CDS encoding ABC transporter permease, whose translation MLRALYLVIIAVCILPTIPGLLGVVVSALGYVPPIGLHHFSLDGFSAVFDWEGVWTSIGLTFYSAIFSSYLACLITFAILQASWGSKFWRKIEVSLSPLLAMPHVAFAIGFAFLFAPTGMGVRVLNQIFGYDPNAQTVNDLALLIKDPYALGLIIMLAIKEVPFLLLMSIPILQQLKVEKIEKVSHSMGYSSAQAWWKCVFPQWLAKLRFPMLAVLAYSLSVVDVALIIGPTNPPTFAVLVWQWFNDPDLSLLPRAAAGAVMLFAIASILIGFARLVEWTITKGFKRWQYSGRSGFHLPGKTLFSMIALLALLMVPLLVAWSFAQRWRFPDLLPSRYSLRFWEYEWKSILGTLEQSMLIAVISASIALVLALIAHEYRLRYRWQVPGYIIAVPMLIPQLSVLFGMQVVTLYLDSNAYFFWVCWAHVFFAFPFVYLSLDGPWRSFDNGLTRVALSLGKSPMQAWLKVKLPILLPAIAFAWAVGISVSLAQYLPTLVLGAGRISTITTEAVALSSGFDRRVTAIYAIWQALLPLMFFSFAILLSRLHVKYRRLSIKGLLTNESLSRKPRHP comes from the coding sequence ATGTTAAGAGCGCTGTATCTAGTTATTATCGCAGTTTGTATATTACCAACCATTCCGGGGCTGCTCGGAGTGGTGGTCTCTGCGCTCGGCTATGTCCCTCCGATTGGTCTTCACCACTTCTCGCTGGATGGCTTTAGTGCCGTCTTCGATTGGGAAGGCGTATGGACTTCCATTGGCCTGACTTTCTATTCCGCCATTTTCAGCAGTTACCTTGCTTGCTTAATTACGTTTGCGATTCTGCAAGCTTCTTGGGGGAGTAAATTCTGGCGTAAGATCGAAGTCAGTCTTTCCCCACTTCTCGCTATGCCACATGTGGCGTTTGCGATTGGTTTTGCTTTCCTATTTGCACCAACAGGTATGGGCGTTCGCGTACTCAACCAAATATTTGGTTACGATCCAAATGCCCAAACAGTGAATGACTTAGCACTGCTGATCAAAGACCCATACGCACTGGGTTTGATCATCATGCTTGCCATTAAAGAAGTGCCGTTTTTATTGTTGATGAGCATCCCTATTCTTCAGCAATTAAAAGTCGAGAAGATTGAAAAAGTCAGCCATTCGATGGGTTATAGCTCCGCGCAAGCGTGGTGGAAATGCGTTTTCCCACAATGGTTAGCGAAGCTGCGTTTCCCCATGTTGGCCGTTCTAGCTTACAGCTTATCGGTTGTTGATGTGGCGCTCATTATCGGCCCAACCAACCCTCCTACGTTTGCAGTGTTGGTATGGCAATGGTTTAACGATCCTGACTTATCCCTGCTACCAAGAGCGGCGGCAGGTGCAGTGATGTTGTTTGCCATTGCGAGCATCTTGATTGGTTTTGCTCGCCTAGTGGAATGGACCATCACTAAGGGCTTTAAACGCTGGCAATACTCGGGCCGTAGCGGCTTCCACTTACCGGGCAAAACCTTGTTCTCTATGATTGCCTTGCTCGCACTGTTAATGGTGCCACTTTTGGTGGCGTGGAGCTTCGCTCAACGTTGGCGATTCCCTGACTTATTGCCGAGCCGTTATAGCTTACGTTTTTGGGAATACGAGTGGAAAAGTATTCTTGGCACGCTCGAGCAAAGCATGTTGATTGCGGTGATCAGTGCGTCTATTGCCCTTGTACTGGCGCTGATTGCTCATGAATACCGATTACGTTACCGCTGGCAGGTGCCGGGCTACATCATTGCCGTGCCAATGTTGATTCCTCAGCTATCTGTGTTGTTTGGTATGCAAGTCGTCACGCTATATCTCGACAGCAACGCTTACTTCTTCTGGGTATGCTGGGCTCACGTGTTCTTTGCGTTCCCGTTTGTTTATCTGTCCTTGGATGGTCCTTGGCGCAGCTTCGACAATGGGTTAACTCGTGTCGCTCTCAGCCTTGGTAAATCACCAATGCAGGCTTGGCTAAAAGTCAAACTGCCGATTCTTCTGCCAGCAATTGCTTTTGCTTGGGCGGTGGGCATTAGTGTTAGCTTGGCGCAATACCTACCAACACTCGTGCTGGGTGCAGGCCGTATCAGCACAATAACAACAGAAGCGGTAGCCCTCTCAAGTGGCTTCGACCGTCGTGTCACCGCGATTTACGCAATTTGGCAAGCGCTCTTGCCGTTAATGTTCTTCTCTTTTGCGATTCTACTTAGTCGTTTACACGTTAAGTATCGCCGGTTGTCTATTAAAGGTTTACTAACGAATGAGTCTTTGTCTCGAAAACCTCGCCATCCGTAA
- a CDS encoding ABC transporter substrate-binding protein encodes MKKLLSTIGILATTFATSSFAASHSEEWQKIEQQADGQTVYFHAWGGSQEINRYLHWARKELKSRYNVTLNHVKVTDISETTTRLIAEKAAGKNSGGSVDMVWINGENFKSMKDNQLLFGPFVEGLPNWQYVDKTLPVDVDFSEPTDGLEAPWGVGQLVFIHDEGTLNNPPRSYAEMLSYAKAFPNRLTYPRPPEFHGTSFIKSLLIELSHNNPVLKKPVTEESFKAVTQPLWAYLDEFHKVAWRGGKQFPGGTAESIQLLDDGQIDLAVTFNPNAVFSAQSSGNLAESTKAYAMYAGALSNIHFLAIPWNANANAGAQVVINFLLSPEAQSRKGDINTWGDPSVLSSQFLTGTAKNTQQFKSIEEPHPSWQTALEKEWLKRYGN; translated from the coding sequence ATGAAAAAGCTACTTAGCACCATTGGCATTTTAGCCACCACTTTTGCCACCTCCTCTTTCGCCGCTTCTCACTCAGAAGAATGGCAAAAAATCGAACAACAAGCTGACGGTCAAACCGTTTATTTTCATGCTTGGGGTGGCAGCCAAGAGATCAACCGCTATCTCCATTGGGCACGCAAAGAGCTTAAATCTCGCTACAACGTGACGCTTAATCACGTCAAAGTCACTGATATTTCTGAAACCACTACTCGTCTTATTGCTGAAAAAGCCGCAGGAAAAAACAGCGGCGGCAGTGTTGATATGGTTTGGATTAATGGTGAAAACTTCAAGTCAATGAAAGACAACCAACTGCTGTTTGGTCCTTTCGTAGAAGGCTTACCAAATTGGCAATATGTAGATAAAACTCTACCTGTTGACGTCGACTTCTCAGAGCCAACCGATGGCCTAGAAGCACCTTGGGGTGTCGGCCAACTCGTATTTATTCACGATGAAGGAACTCTGAATAACCCGCCTCGCTCTTATGCAGAAATGCTGAGTTACGCTAAAGCGTTTCCGAACCGTCTGACTTACCCTCGCCCACCAGAGTTCCATGGCACTAGCTTCATTAAATCTCTGCTCATTGAGTTGAGTCACAACAATCCAGTGCTGAAAAAACCAGTAACGGAAGAATCATTTAAAGCCGTCACACAACCACTATGGGCATACCTAGATGAATTCCATAAAGTGGCATGGCGCGGTGGTAAGCAATTTCCTGGCGGTACTGCCGAGTCCATTCAACTGTTGGATGACGGTCAAATCGACCTAGCGGTGACCTTCAACCCGAACGCGGTTTTCTCTGCGCAATCGAGCGGCAACCTTGCAGAAAGTACGAAAGCGTATGCGATGTATGCAGGGGCACTGTCGAACATCCACTTCTTGGCGATTCCTTGGAACGCAAATGCCAATGCAGGTGCACAAGTTGTTATAAACTTTTTATTAAGCCCTGAAGCGCAATCTCGCAAAGGTGACATTAATACTTGGGGTGATCCTTCAGTGCTAAGCAGCCAATTCCTAACGGGGACGGCTAAGAATACCCAGCAATTCAAATCTATCGAGGAGCCACATCCTAGCTGGCAAACCGCGCTAGAAAAAGAATGGCTGAAACGTTACGGGAATTAA